The proteins below come from a single Thermopolyspora flexuosa genomic window:
- a CDS encoding N-acetylglucosamine kinase has product MGAGTSAGGTGQGYVIGLDVGGTGARGLIADAGGAVVARAERDRGLRGRDTGGGAADLLTELVGELLAAAHVPRVAAVALGSTGVSGLGGAPRETLPALLGRAAGARAVLFVSDALISYVGALGLTGGAVVAAGTGAVAVGTDARGAWRKVDGWGHLLGDEGGGAWIGRAGLAAALRHHDGRPGGSAPLLAALNRRFGTPADLVNELYTRPDRASLLARFVPDVAAAAAEGDPEATAILDRAGTLLAETALAALPPDAPRVVSYAGSLIRSVPRLGEAFTRHLAASGVDLSPPRGTAVEGALRLARALLDDELPPGLPDSGLFLGSWQADARPGD; this is encoded by the coding sequence ATGGGCGCGGGAACCTCGGCCGGAGGCACCGGGCAGGGGTACGTCATCGGCCTCGACGTGGGCGGCACCGGCGCCCGCGGGCTGATCGCCGACGCGGGCGGCGCGGTCGTGGCCCGGGCCGAGCGGGACCGCGGCCTGCGTGGCCGGGACACCGGCGGCGGGGCCGCCGACCTCCTCACCGAGCTCGTCGGCGAGCTGCTCGCCGCCGCGCACGTGCCCCGGGTGGCGGCCGTCGCGCTGGGCAGCACCGGGGTGTCCGGCCTCGGCGGCGCGCCGCGCGAGACCCTGCCCGCGCTGCTCGGCCGGGCGGCGGGCGCCCGCGCCGTGCTGTTCGTCTCCGACGCGCTCATCTCGTACGTCGGCGCGCTCGGCCTCACCGGGGGAGCGGTGGTCGCGGCGGGCACGGGCGCGGTCGCCGTCGGCACCGACGCCCGGGGCGCCTGGCGCAAGGTGGACGGCTGGGGGCACCTGCTCGGCGACGAGGGCGGCGGCGCCTGGATCGGCCGGGCCGGGCTCGCGGCCGCGCTGCGCCACCACGACGGCCGCCCCGGCGGCTCGGCGCCCCTGCTGGCCGCCCTGAACCGCCGCTTCGGCACGCCCGCCGACCTGGTGAACGAGCTCTACACCCGGCCCGACCGGGCGTCGCTGCTCGCCCGCTTCGTCCCCGACGTGGCCGCCGCCGCGGCCGAGGGCGACCCGGAGGCCACCGCGATCCTCGACCGCGCGGGCACCCTGCTCGCGGAGACCGCCCTCGCCGCCCTGCCGCCGGACGCGCCCCGCGTGGTCTCGTACGCGGGCAGCCTCATCCGCTCCGTCCCCCGGCTCGGGGAGGCGTTCACCCGCCACCTGGCCGCCTCCGGCGTGGACCTGTCCCCACCCCGCGGCACCGCCGTCGAGGGCGCGCTGCGGCTCGCCCGGGCACTGCTGGACGACGAGCTGCCGCCCGGTCTCCCGGACTCCGGCCTGTTCCTCGGCTCCTGGCAGGCCGACGCCCGGCCGGGCGACTGA
- a CDS encoding SSI family serine proteinase inhibitor — MKAITMVALGAALLLAAAPGATADSTPKSEMTLTVTRPDGSNPQSVTLTCDPDGGTHPSPREACDLLRSVDGEIGLLRRSPGTACTREYAPRLASARGVWRRTKQFAVTRTYSNRCEMLATTGVLFEFAR, encoded by the coding sequence ATGAAGGCGATCACCATGGTGGCGCTGGGCGCCGCGCTCCTGCTCGCCGCGGCCCCCGGCGCCACGGCGGACTCGACCCCCAAGAGCGAGATGACCCTCACCGTGACGAGGCCGGACGGCTCGAACCCGCAGTCGGTGACGCTCACCTGCGACCCGGACGGCGGCACCCACCCCAGCCCCCGGGAGGCCTGCGACCTGCTGCGCTCGGTCGACGGCGAGATCGGCCTGCTTCGCCGGTCGCCGGGGACCGCCTGCACGCGGGAGTACGCGCCGCGGCTGGCGTCGGCGCGCGGCGTCTGGCGCAGAACGAAGCAGTTCGCGGTCACGCGCACCTACAGCAACCGGTGCGAGATGCTCGCGACGACCGGGGTCCTGTTCGAGTTCGCGCGGTAG
- a CDS encoding HRDC domain-containing protein produces the protein MIEESDSDVVPLLEPRDGIPPVVNDAEGLAAAIEALAAGTGPVAVDAERASGYRYSGRAYLVQLRRAGSGTVLIDPTGLPSGLGELAEALGDAEIVLHAATQDLPCLSELDFRPRVLFDTELAGRLLGYERVGLGTMVETVLGYRLEKGHSAADWSTRPLPIEWLRYAALDVELLVELRDALHDELAEAGKLEWAREEFAAILAAPPPQPRSDPWRRTSGIHRVRTLRGLAVVRELWLLRDRIAREADLAPGRVLPDAAIITAALEMPRTTKALTEISAFTGRAARRHLREWLGAITRARMMTESQLPQPSAPGDGPPPANRWADRDPAAAARLAAARATLTELAEKHRLPTENLLQPDTVRRLTWDPPEDISPDGIAARLRRLGAREWQIALTTEPLSAALTRLRAKA, from the coding sequence ATCGAGGCGCTGGCGGCGGGCACCGGACCGGTCGCCGTGGACGCCGAACGCGCCTCCGGCTACCGCTACAGCGGCCGCGCCTACCTGGTCCAGCTCCGCCGGGCGGGTTCCGGGACGGTGCTGATCGACCCCACCGGCCTGCCCAGCGGGTTGGGGGAGCTGGCCGAGGCGCTCGGCGACGCGGAGATCGTGCTGCACGCCGCCACCCAGGACCTGCCGTGCCTCTCCGAGCTCGACTTCCGGCCGCGCGTGCTGTTCGACACCGAGCTCGCCGGCCGGCTGCTCGGCTACGAGCGGGTCGGCCTCGGCACGATGGTGGAGACCGTGCTGGGCTACCGGCTGGAGAAGGGGCACTCGGCGGCCGACTGGTCCACCCGGCCGCTGCCGATCGAGTGGCTGCGGTACGCCGCGCTCGACGTGGAGCTGCTCGTCGAGCTGCGCGACGCGCTGCACGACGAGCTCGCCGAGGCGGGCAAGCTGGAGTGGGCGCGCGAGGAGTTCGCCGCGATCCTCGCCGCTCCCCCGCCGCAGCCGCGCTCCGACCCGTGGCGCCGCACCTCCGGCATCCACCGGGTGCGCACGCTGCGCGGGCTCGCCGTGGTGCGCGAGCTGTGGCTGCTGCGCGACCGCATCGCCCGGGAGGCCGACCTCGCCCCCGGCCGGGTGCTGCCGGACGCGGCGATCATCACCGCGGCGCTGGAGATGCCCCGCACCACCAAGGCGCTCACCGAGATCAGCGCGTTCACCGGGCGGGCCGCGCGCCGCCACCTGCGCGAGTGGCTCGGCGCGATCACCCGGGCCCGGATGATGACCGAGTCGCAGCTCCCCCAGCCGAGCGCGCCCGGGGACGGGCCGCCGCCCGCGAACCGGTGGGCCGACCGCGACCCCGCCGCCGCGGCCCGGCTCGCCGCCGCCCGCGCCACGCTCACCGAGCTCGCCGAGAAGCACCGGCTGCCGACCGAGAACCTGCTCCAGCCCGACACGGTGCGCCGCCTCACCTGGGATCCCCCCGAGGACATCTCCCCCGACGGCATCGCGGCCCGGCTGCGCCGGCTCGGCGCCCGGGAGTGGCAGATCGCGCTCACCACCGAGCCGCTGTCGGCGGCCCTCACCCGCCTGCGCGCCAAGGCGTGA
- a CDS encoding amino acid permease: MDLFRTKSIEQSIRDTEDPRHRLRRSLGALDLTIFGVGVIIGTGLFVLTGRVARENAGPAVALAFIIAAVACGLAALCYAEFASTLPVAGSAYTFAYATLGEFPAWVIGWDLMLELSLAAAVVAVGWSGYAVSLLHTIGIDLPPAIAGEGGVVNVPAVLVVLLLTAVLVAGIRISARVNLIMVIIKLAVILLVLVAGVAFIDPANYRPFIPPPVHTPQVEGVSVPLIQVLFGVTPVAFGVFGVFSAAAIVFFAYIGFDVVATAAEETRNPARDLPIGIIGSLGLCTLLYVLVSLVLVGMQPYHELSEAAPLADAFRAVGMPWIASLISIGVIAGLTTVILILMLGQSRVFFAMSRDNLLPPALAEVHPRFRTPYRVTLVIGLTTAVLAGLIPLGALAELVNIGTLFAFVVVSAGVIILRRTRPDLRRTFRVPWVPVLPLLSVLSCVYLMLNLPVDTWLRFAVWMAIGVVLYWLYGSRRSRVARSENGPAAEPAGSAPEPPVRP, from the coding sequence ATGGACCTTTTCCGTACCAAGTCCATTGAACAGTCCATCAGGGACACGGAGGATCCCCGGCATCGGCTGCGCCGCAGCCTGGGCGCGCTCGACCTCACCATCTTCGGCGTCGGCGTGATCATCGGCACCGGCCTGTTCGTGCTCACCGGCCGGGTGGCGCGGGAGAACGCCGGGCCGGCGGTCGCGCTCGCCTTCATCATCGCGGCCGTGGCGTGCGGGCTCGCCGCGCTCTGCTACGCCGAGTTCGCCTCCACGCTGCCGGTCGCCGGGTCCGCGTACACCTTCGCCTACGCCACGCTCGGCGAGTTCCCGGCCTGGGTGATCGGCTGGGACCTCATGCTCGAGCTCTCCCTCGCCGCGGCCGTGGTCGCGGTCGGCTGGTCGGGGTACGCGGTGAGCCTGCTCCATACGATCGGGATCGACCTGCCACCCGCGATCGCGGGGGAGGGCGGCGTGGTCAACGTGCCCGCGGTGCTCGTCGTGCTGCTGCTCACCGCCGTGCTCGTGGCGGGCATCCGCATCTCCGCCCGGGTCAACCTGATCATGGTGATCATCAAGCTGGCGGTGATCCTGCTCGTGCTCGTGGCGGGCGTGGCCTTCATCGACCCGGCGAACTACCGCCCGTTCATCCCGCCGCCGGTGCACACCCCGCAGGTGGAGGGCGTCTCGGTCCCGCTGATCCAGGTGCTGTTCGGGGTCACCCCGGTCGCCTTCGGGGTGTTCGGCGTCTTCTCCGCCGCGGCGATCGTGTTCTTCGCCTACATCGGCTTCGACGTGGTCGCCACCGCCGCCGAGGAGACCCGCAACCCGGCCCGGGACCTGCCGATCGGCATCATCGGCTCGCTCGGGCTGTGCACGCTGCTGTACGTCCTGGTCTCCCTCGTGCTCGTCGGCATGCAGCCGTACCACGAGCTCAGCGAGGCCGCCCCGCTCGCCGACGCGTTCCGCGCGGTCGGCATGCCGTGGATCGCCTCGTTGATCAGCATCGGCGTGATCGCCGGGCTCACCACGGTGATCCTCATCCTCATGCTCGGGCAGAGCCGGGTGTTCTTCGCGATGAGCCGGGACAACCTGCTGCCGCCCGCCCTCGCCGAGGTGCATCCCCGGTTCCGCACGCCGTACCGGGTGACGCTCGTGATCGGCCTGACCACCGCGGTGCTCGCCGGGCTGATCCCGCTCGGCGCCCTCGCCGAGCTGGTGAACATCGGCACGCTCTTCGCGTTCGTGGTGGTCTCGGCCGGGGTGATCATCCTGCGGCGCACCCGTCCCGACCTGCGGCGGACCTTCCGGGTGCCGTGGGTGCCGGTGCTGCCGCTGCTCTCGGTGCTCTCCTGCGTCTACCTCATGCTCAACCTGCCGGTCGACACCTGGCTGCGGTTCGCCGTGTGGATGGCGATCGGCGTGGTGCTCTACTGGCTGTACGGCTCGCGCCGCAGCCGGGTGGCCCGATCGGAGAACGGGCCCGCCGCCGAGCCCGCCGGGTCCGCGCCCGAGCCGCCGGTCAGGCCGTGA
- a CDS encoding LysE family translocator, translating to MRELLLGVSLGLGAGLSPGPLLSLVISASLRGGFLAGLRIACVPFLSDLPVVLLTTTVIGALPETLVAALSVVGGLYVIFLGITTIRDARRADTPAAGGRPPGGAREVLHGVAVNLLNPHAWLFWIAVGAPAFTAAWGRAPALAVAFVCAFYLVLVGSKAALACLIGVGRHRLGPRAYRLLLGGSGLLLVAAGAALAVPGIFGPAGLLRLTA from the coding sequence ATGCGGGAGCTGCTGCTCGGCGTCAGTCTCGGCCTCGGCGCCGGGCTGAGCCCCGGGCCGCTGCTCAGCCTGGTCATCAGCGCCAGCCTGCGCGGCGGCTTTCTCGCCGGGCTGCGCATCGCCTGCGTGCCGTTCCTGTCCGACCTGCCGGTGGTGCTGCTCACCACGACCGTGATCGGGGCGTTGCCGGAGACGCTCGTCGCCGCGCTCTCGGTGGTGGGCGGCCTGTACGTGATTTTCCTGGGGATCACCACGATCCGGGACGCCCGCCGCGCCGATACCCCGGCCGCGGGCGGGCGGCCGCCGGGCGGGGCGCGGGAGGTGTTGCACGGCGTCGCGGTGAACCTGCTCAACCCGCACGCCTGGCTGTTCTGGATCGCGGTCGGGGCGCCCGCGTTCACCGCCGCCTGGGGCCGCGCCCCGGCGCTCGCGGTCGCGTTCGTGTGCGCCTTCTACCTCGTCCTGGTGGGCTCCAAGGCGGCCCTCGCCTGCCTCATCGGCGTGGGACGGCACCGGCTGGGCCCTCGCGCCTACCGGCTGCTGCTCGGCGGCAGCGGGCTGCTGCTCGTCGCCGCCGGGGCCGCGCTCGCCGTACCCGGGATCTTCGGGCCGGCGGGCCTGCTGCGGCTCACGGCCTGA
- the dxs gene encoding 1-deoxy-D-xylulose-5-phosphate synthase has protein sequence MGVLDTINGPQDVKRLDNDGLAALAAEIRDLLVSSVARGGGHLGPNLGVVELTIALHRVFDSPRDPILWDTGHQAYVHKMLTGRAGRFDTLRQEGGLSGYPSQAESEHDFIENSHASTALSYADGMAKAMMLRGETDRTVVAVIGDGALTGGMAWEAINNIAMRKDLPIVIVVNDNGRSYAPTIGGLAKHLAALRASRNYENALGFIKENLGRVPVVGTPLYETLHGVKKGLKDILAPQVLFEDLGLKYLGPINGHDVAAMESALRTARDFRGPVIVHAITRKGMGYAPAENHDEDCFHSPAPFDIATGEERPRAHGWTNVFSEEMVRLGKEREDLVAITAAMLHPTGLAPFAEEYPDRIFDVGIAEQHALTSAAGLALGGLRPVVAVYSTFLNRAFDQLLMDVALHRLPVTVVLDRAGVTGDDGPSHNGMWDLSILQVVPHLSIAVPRDGERLRELLGEALDVADGPTVIRFPKGALPEDVDAVGKLGGMDVLRAGDAADVLIVAVGPMAEPCLEAARLLEAQGLSATVVDPRWVKPLDEALVLAAGAHRLVAVVEDNGRVGAVGDAVARLLRDNDVDVPVRTYGIPQRFLEHAKRSSILTRAGLTGPDLARSITEALAGRAAAAERRRG, from the coding sequence GTGGGCGTGCTGGACACCATCAACGGTCCGCAGGACGTCAAGCGGCTGGACAACGACGGTCTTGCCGCGCTGGCGGCGGAGATCCGCGACCTGCTGGTCTCGTCGGTCGCCCGGGGCGGCGGTCACCTCGGCCCCAACCTCGGCGTGGTCGAGCTGACGATCGCCCTACATCGGGTGTTCGACTCGCCACGTGACCCGATCCTCTGGGACACCGGTCACCAGGCCTACGTGCACAAGATGCTCACCGGCCGGGCCGGCCGGTTCGACACCCTCCGCCAGGAGGGCGGCCTGTCCGGGTACCCGAGCCAGGCCGAGTCCGAGCACGACTTCATCGAGAACTCGCACGCGTCCACCGCGCTGTCGTACGCCGACGGCATGGCGAAGGCGATGATGCTGCGCGGCGAGACCGACCGCACCGTGGTCGCGGTGATCGGCGACGGCGCGCTCACCGGCGGCATGGCCTGGGAGGCGATCAACAACATCGCCATGCGCAAGGACCTGCCGATCGTCATCGTGGTCAACGACAACGGGCGGTCGTACGCGCCGACGATCGGCGGCCTCGCCAAGCACCTGGCCGCGCTGCGCGCCAGCCGGAACTACGAGAACGCGCTCGGGTTCATCAAGGAGAACCTCGGCCGCGTGCCCGTCGTCGGCACCCCGCTCTACGAGACGCTGCACGGGGTGAAGAAGGGCCTGAAGGACATCCTCGCCCCGCAGGTGCTCTTCGAGGACCTCGGGCTGAAGTACCTCGGGCCGATCAACGGGCACGACGTGGCGGCGATGGAGTCGGCGCTGCGCACCGCCCGGGACTTCCGCGGCCCGGTGATCGTGCACGCGATCACCCGCAAGGGCATGGGCTACGCCCCGGCGGAGAACCACGACGAGGACTGCTTCCACTCGCCGGCGCCGTTCGACATCGCCACCGGCGAGGAGCGGCCCCGCGCGCACGGCTGGACCAACGTGTTCAGCGAGGAGATGGTACGGCTCGGCAAGGAGCGCGAGGACCTCGTGGCGATCACCGCCGCGATGCTCCACCCGACGGGCCTCGCCCCGTTCGCCGAGGAGTACCCCGACCGCATCTTCGACGTGGGCATCGCCGAGCAGCACGCGCTCACCTCGGCGGCCGGGCTCGCGCTCGGCGGCCTGCGCCCGGTGGTCGCGGTCTACTCGACCTTCCTCAACCGCGCCTTCGACCAGCTCCTCATGGACGTGGCGCTGCACCGGCTGCCGGTCACCGTGGTGCTCGACCGGGCCGGGGTCACCGGCGACGACGGCCCCAGCCACAACGGCATGTGGGACCTGTCCATCCTGCAGGTGGTCCCGCACCTGTCGATCGCGGTGCCGCGGGACGGCGAGCGGCTGCGCGAGCTGCTCGGCGAGGCGCTCGACGTCGCCGACGGCCCCACCGTGATCCGCTTCCCCAAGGGCGCGCTGCCGGAGGACGTGGACGCGGTCGGCAAGCTCGGCGGCATGGACGTGCTGCGCGCCGGGGACGCCGCCGACGTGCTCATCGTCGCGGTCGGGCCGATGGCCGAGCCGTGCCTGGAGGCCGCGCGGCTGCTGGAGGCCCAGGGCCTGTCCGCCACCGTGGTCGACCCGCGCTGGGTCAAGCCGCTCGACGAGGCGCTCGTGCTCGCCGCGGGCGCGCACCGGCTCGTCGCGGTGGTGGAGGACAACGGCCGCGTGGGCGCCGTCGGCGACGCGGTGGCGCGGCTGCTGCGGGACAACGACGTGGACGTCCCGGTGCGCACCTACGGCATCCCGCAGCGCTTCCTCGAGCACGCCAAGCGGTCGAGCATCCTCACCCGCGCCGGGCTCACCGGGCCGGACCTCGCCCGCAGCATCACCGAGGCGCTCGCCGGCCGCGCCGCGGCGGCGGAGCGGCGCCGCGGGTGA